One Archangium violaceum genomic window, GATGCGGATGCTGACCGCGCGCGGGCTGGTCTGCGCTCGGGCCGGAAGGGGAAGGGCCAACAACAACATATACAGAAGGAAAAGAATTCGTTTCGGGGGCATGACGTCTCCGCCTTGGGGAGCCCGCCTGGGACGGCTCGGGCCGCGCGAAGGTGGAGACCGTGCAATACCCCGGCAAGCGTGCATTCCCCGAGGAACCCTCCCGGGTTTACAGAACATGACCCTCGAGGACCGGAGATGTTGCGGGGTGTCGTCCCCCGTGTAGAGGAATCGGACGCGAGGGCAATCCGCGAGGAGGGCGTCAGGTGTTCGAGTTCGAAGGAGTCTCCAAGCGCTTCGGTGTCACGTGGGCGCTCCATCCGCTCGACCTGCGTCTGCCCGAGGCTCGCACCACCGTCCTCCTCGGCCCGAGCGGTTGCGGCAAGTCCACGCTGCTGCGCCTGATGAACGGTTTGCTCCGGCCCGACACCGGTCGCGTCCTCTTCCGGGGTCAGCCCCTGCGCGACGAGGACCTGCTCACCGTCCGGCAGCACATGGGTTATGCCCTCCAGGGCGGTGGGCTCTTCCCGCACCTCACCGCCCGGGGCAATGCCACCCTCATGGCCCGCTACCTGGATTGGCCCGCGGACCGGGTCCACGCCCGGCTGCGCGAGCTCGTCGAGCTCACCCGGTTTCCCCCGGACGCCCTCGAGCGCTACCCCGGCCAGCTCTCCGGGGGCCAGCGCCAGCGCGTTGGTTTGATGCGCGCGCTGATGCTCGACCCGGATGTGCTCCTGCTCGACGAGCCGCTCGGCGCGTTGGACCCCATGGTCCGCTACGAGCTCCAGGGCGACCTGCGCGACATCTTCGCCCGGCTCGGCAAGACGGTGGTGCTCGTCACCCACGACCTGGCCGAGGGCGCCTTCCTCGGTGACCACGTGGTGCTGATGCGCGAGGGCCGCATCGTCCAGCAGGGCCCGCTCGCCGAGCTGGAGCGCGCTCCCGCGGAGCCCTTCGTCACCCGCTTCTTCCAGGCCCAGCGTCTGCCCCTCGAGGGGCGCCCGTCATGAGGGGGCTCGGTGTCTGTCTGGTGGTCGTGCTCGCCGCGTGCTCCGGTGTGTCCTCGGAGGGCCCTGGCGTGCGCGTGGGCTCCAAGAAGTTCACCGAGTCCGTCATCCTCGGAGACATGGTGACGCAGCTCGCCCGGAGCACCGGCGCGCGGGCCGAGCACCGGCGCGAGCTCGGGGGCACCCAGGTGCTCTGGCAGGCGCTGCGGCGCGGGGAGATCGACGTCTACCCCGAGTACACCGGCACGCTGCGCCAGGAGATCTTCGCCGGCCGTCCGCTGCCCGATGACGAGGCCCTGCGCCAGGCGCTCGCCGCCGAGGGTCTGCGCATGAGCGCGCCCCTGGGCTTCAATGACACCTATGCCCTGGGCATGAAGGAGGCCGAGGCCGAGCGGCTGGGCATTCGCACCCTCTCGGACCTGCGTAAGCACCCGGAGCTGCGCTTCGGCTTCAGCAACGAGTTCATGGACCGGGCCGACGGCTGGCCCTCCCTGCGCGCGCGTTATGCGTTGCCGCAGCGGGAGGTGCGCGGGCTCGATCACGACCTGGCCTACCGGGGCCTGGAGAGCGGCGCCATCCAGGTGACCGACCTGTACTCCACCGACGCGGAGATCGCCTACTACCACCTGCGCGTCCTTGAGGATGACCTCCGGCACTTCCCCGCGTATGACGCCGTGCTCCTCTACCGTGCCGATCTGGAGGGGCGTGCTCCCGAGGCCGTTGCGGCGTTCGGGCGGCTCGCGGGCCGCATCTCCGAGCCCGAGATGGTGGAGCTCAACGCCCGGGCGAAGTTGCAGCGCGTCCCCGAGCGTCAGGTCGCGGCCACGTTCCTGGAGCGCGAGCTGGGCCTCACGGTGACGGTGCGCGGCGACAGTGTCCTCGCGAATCTGTGGCGCCACACGCGCGAGCACCTGTTCCTCGTGGGCCTGTCGTTGCTCGCGGCCATCGGGGTCGCGGTGCCCCTGGGCGTGCTGGTGGCCCGCAGGCCGAGGTGGGGCAAGGGCGTGCTCGCGCTCGCCGGTATCATCCAGACGGTGCCCTCGCTGGCGCTGCTGGTGTTCATGATTCCGCTACTGGGCATCGGCTCGCGGCCCGCCATCGTGGCGCTGTTCCTCTACAGCCTGCTGCCCATCATCCGGAACACCGCCGCGGGGCTCTCGGGGATTCCTCCGGAGGTACGTGAGTCCGCTGAAGCGCTGGGGCTGCCCCCCGGCGCTCGCCTGCGTCTGGTGGAGCTGCCCATGGCCGCTCCGTCCATCCTCGCCGGCATCCAGACGTCCGCCGTCATCAACGTGGGCACCGCCACCCTGGGGGCCCTCATCGGCGCCGGAGGTTATGGACAGCCCATCCTCACCGGCATCCGGCTGGATGACACCGCGCTCATCCTCCAGGGCGCTGTGCCCGCGGCGGTGCTCGCGTTGCTCGTCAGTGGGTTGTTCGAGCTCGTCGAGCGGCTCGTGGTTCCCCGGGGTCTACGGCTTTAGTGGAACACGCGGGTGACGACCCTCACCCCCCGCCCTCTCCCAGAGGGAGAGGGGGCATCGCTGGACGGTCCTCGGTGGCCATGTTACGCCGCGCTGGCCCTGGACGGGCCAAACCCAAAGGAAAGTCATATGCGCAAGGCCATGTTCGTGGCTGTTGGTGTCGTGTCTCTTGCCTCGACGATGTGGAGCTGTGCCGATAACGCCCAGGCGGAGGAGTCCTGGACGTTGACCACCATCGCCGACGCCCGCAGCGGAATCGCCTCGCCGGTGGACCTGGGGGCCCCCGGTGACTCGCCGGGCGATATGTTTGTGTTTGATCAGCCGCTGTTGAACGCAGCCAGGGAGAATATTGGTTCGAACAGTGGCTTCTGCATCCGCACGCTGCCCGGCCAGTTCAGTGAGTGCCAGTGGACGCTCACGATGGCCGATGGATCCATCACCGTCGCGGGCCGGGAGGCCGAGAGCGGCCCCTCCTCGATTCCCATCGTCGGCGGCACGGGCGCCTATGAGGGGGCGAGCGGTGTGCTGCTCACCACCCCCAACGGAGACAGGACGTTCACCCAGGTGCTCACGTTCCTGAAGCCGAAGCGGTAGGTTTCCCGGGGCTCTCGCGTGGCCCTTTTCAGCGGGTTCCACGCGCCAACCTCGGATGTCGGACCCACCTGTCCCGGGCCGGAAGCCATCGGCTTGGGGCGGCTCACCCGGGGCGGCTCAGAAGGTGAGGTGGAAGCTGGACGTGCCCAGCGACGCGTCGTGGCGCACCAGGTCCATCTGGATGCCGGACACGCCGGCGGCCTGGAAGGCGGTGGTGAGCGCGCCTCGGGTGAACTGGGGCGGCTCGACGTGGACCCCCGACGACAGGAAGAACTCGGGGAGCGGCCGGAGGGTGAGCTCCCAGCGGCTCTTCCCGGGCAGCTCGTGCACGGAGGCACCCAGGTAGTTGTTCAGCATCCGCAGTTGGTTGGGCAGCCGGTGCATCGTGCGTTCCGGGCCCACCGCCCGGGCGCGGGCGTTCATCACCTCGCCCATGCGGGACCGGAGGATCCGCGCCATGAACCGCCGTCCGAGCGCGAACTCCGCGCCAGGCGAGGACAGGTGCGAGTAGAGCGCGCCGGAGAGGACGTGGATGGCACCCACCCACGCGGCGCTCGGGTAGATCGCGTGGGGCTCCCGCGATGAGAGCCCCAGCCCGGCGAGCGCCTCGCTCGCCCTCGGATGGAGCAGCTCCATGTCGGTCAGCAACAGCTCCATCACGTGGCCGAAGACGACGGGCTCGCGGCGGAGGGAGTAGGGGGAGGGCGTCCAGGTGCTCGAGCGGGGCTGTTCCATGCCCGCCATGACACACCTGCTCTTTTTCCGCTCTTTTGCCGCTACATTAAGAATTGTTGAGAGAACGGGGAGGGGAGCGGTACCTGGGATTGCGGCCCTGGTATGGTAGTCGGGTTATGGACACTCCCCCGTCCCGCCTTGCTCGTTGGCTGTCCTTTCCCCGCGTCCTCTGGGTCTCCCTGGGCGCCGCGCTGGCGTTCTGCCTGCTGGTGCTGAGGGCGGGCTTCATGCCCGACGACTTCGTCTACCTGGGCATCCTCGGGAAGGTGCCGCCGCCGGCGCCGCTCGCCAACTCGGCCTTCGATCTGTACCGCATCGCCGCGGGGGATGCCGCCGCGCAACATGCGCTCATGGAGAAGGGGGTCTTCCCCTGGTGGGTGTTGCCCGAGCTCAAGGTCGCCTTCTGGCGGCCGCTCTCCAGCGCGCTCTTCGCGATGGACTACTCGCTCTTCGGCACCCGGGCACTGGGCTACCACGTGCACTCGGTGCTCTGGTACCTGGGCCTGGTGGCGCTGGCCGGCGCGCTGATGCGGCGCGTGCTGCCCGGGGCCCTGGGCGCGCTCGCGCTGCTGCTCTTCGCCATCGACGACTCGCACGCCGCCACCGTGGGGTGGTTGGCCAACCGCAGCGCGGTGGTCTCCATGCTCTTCTCCTTGGTGGGCCTGTGCCTGCACCTGGAGTGGCGCGAGAAGGGCCGCACCTGGGCGCTGCCCCTCTCGGTGCTCTCCCTGGTGGTGGCGCTCGCGGGCGGCGAGACGGCGTTGATCGTCCTCGGCTATCTGGTCGCCTATGAGTTGCTGGGGGCCCCGGGCCGGCCCGCCGAGCGGCTCCGCGCGCTCGTCCCCACGGGCCTGGTGCTGCTCGTCTACATGGGGGTGCACCAGAAGCTGAACTACGGTGCCTCGGGCTCGGACATGTACCTGGATCCGCTGGACAGCCCCCTCTACTGGCTGAAGACGGCGCTCATCCGGGTGCCCATCAACCTGGGCGGCATCCTGCTCAACGCCCCCGTGGACTTCGCGGGCGAGGCCCGTCTCGAGGGCATCATGCTGGGCGTGGGGCTCGCCGCCCTGGTGGTGGTGGGGCTGTTGCTGCGCGCCTGCTGGACCGGCCTGGAGGACGCGGAGCGCCGTCACGTCCGCTGGCTGCTGGTGGGCGC contains:
- a CDS encoding ATP-binding cassette domain-containing protein, producing MFEFEGVSKRFGVTWALHPLDLRLPEARTTVLLGPSGCGKSTLLRLMNGLLRPDTGRVLFRGQPLRDEDLLTVRQHMGYALQGGGLFPHLTARGNATLMARYLDWPADRVHARLRELVELTRFPPDALERYPGQLSGGQRQRVGLMRALMLDPDVLLLDEPLGALDPMVRYELQGDLRDIFARLGKTVVLVTHDLAEGAFLGDHVVLMREGRIVQQGPLAELERAPAEPFVTRFFQAQRLPLEGRPS
- a CDS encoding glycine betaine ABC transporter substrate-binding protein, with product MRGLGVCLVVVLAACSGVSSEGPGVRVGSKKFTESVILGDMVTQLARSTGARAEHRRELGGTQVLWQALRRGEIDVYPEYTGTLRQEIFAGRPLPDDEALRQALAAEGLRMSAPLGFNDTYALGMKEAEAERLGIRTLSDLRKHPELRFGFSNEFMDRADGWPSLRARYALPQREVRGLDHDLAYRGLESGAIQVTDLYSTDAEIAYYHLRVLEDDLRHFPAYDAVLLYRADLEGRAPEAVAAFGRLAGRISEPEMVELNARAKLQRVPERQVAATFLERELGLTVTVRGDSVLANLWRHTREHLFLVGLSLLAAIGVAVPLGVLVARRPRWGKGVLALAGIIQTVPSLALLVFMIPLLGIGSRPAIVALFLYSLLPIIRNTAAGLSGIPPEVRESAEALGLPPGARLRLVELPMAAPSILAGIQTSAVINVGTATLGALIGAGGYGQPILTGIRLDDTALILQGAVPAAVLALLVSGLFELVERLVVPRGLRL
- a CDS encoding DUF2378 family protein, which codes for MAGMEQPRSSTWTPSPYSLRREPVVFGHVMELLLTDMELLHPRASEALAGLGLSSREPHAIYPSAAWVGAIHVLSGALYSHLSSPGAEFALGRRFMARILRSRMGEVMNARARAVGPERTMHRLPNQLRMLNNYLGASVHELPGKSRWELTLRPLPEFFLSSGVHVEPPQFTRGALTTAFQAAGVSGIQMDLVRHDASLGTSSFHLTF
- a CDS encoding dirigent protein; the protein is MRKAMFVAVGVVSLASTMWSCADNAQAEESWTLTTIADARSGIASPVDLGAPGDSPGDMFVFDQPLLNAARENIGSNSGFCIRTLPGQFSECQWTLTMADGSITVAGREAESGPSSIPIVGGTGAYEGASGVLLTTPNGDRTFTQVLTFLKPKR